GCTGAATGCATGGATCGTCACTCCTCTAGATTCAGCCTTTCGGCAAAACGTAAGATGCTCAACGATTTCATGCTTCACTGCATAGTGACCTCCTAACTCCCAATAAGTTTTTTCAGGAATGACCATGCAGGCTCCAAAGCCGCCTTTTGTACCTAGGAAATCTCTAAAAACAGAAGTAATCCCCGTGGAAGCAAAGACGACCAAATGAAAAAGCAGCGATAGCTTTTCACGAAAAGACCTCATACAGTGGTACGGATGGATCGTTACTAGTTCATTGCTTTCCATTGTTTCCACGTAACTTCCCAGCCGCTTTACACCATGGTTTTCAAACCAAGTATCTGCATCTAGAAAACAGAAAAACTCTCCTGTGGCTTCTTTTGCACCGTTGTAACAGGCCCACGGTTTTCCTAACCAGCCTTCAGGAAGTGGTGGTGTGCTAATTACTTTTACTCCAAATCCTTCCGCTATTTCACAGGTACGATCTTCTGAATTATCATCAACGACAATCACTTCAAGATGATCTCCCTCGTGAAGGATGGATGGAAGCAGCCGTGTTAAGTTCTCTTCTTCATTGCGGGCAGGAATAATAATCGAAAAAGCAGTAGAGGTTGTACTAGTTTTCAAAGGAAAAGATACTCTATAAAAGAAGAGCAGAAAAGTTGCGGTCACAGCTATGAGCATCATCCACATGATTATCCCTCCGTTGCCATTCCATACCCTGATAGACGATGTCTCACGCGGCTTACATAAAATCGTTTGCAGATTATGACACGTAAATACGGGGTAAGTAGATGAACAAAGTCCAACAGCTTTCTCTTAATGCATACGAGTGAAAGGAAGAAATAACTATGAAAAATACTACCTTGTTCAAGACAATGACTGCCCGCCTGCTGCGATTGCTGCCAAACAAAGCGGAGAAAAAAGCTATGGTTCCTCACCAATCTATTTCGAAAAAAAAAGATTTCTTGATAGAAACAAGCATTAGAGATACGTATATTTCCTGCTATTATCCAAAAAATCCAGTCCGGGAAACGCTGCCTGTTTACATTAATTTTCACGGTGGTGCGTTTATTATGCATTCCAAAGACATGGATGACCCTTACTGTCGTTATCTTGCCAACGAAACTGGCTGGGTTGTCATTAATGTAGATTATGCAAAGGCACCTGAATACCCTTTTCCGGAACCACTTGAGCAA
This Halobacillus salinarum DNA region includes the following protein-coding sequences:
- a CDS encoding glycosyltransferase, encoding MWMMLIAVTATFLLFFYRVSFPLKTSTTSTAFSIIIPARNEEENLTRLLPSILHEGDHLEVIVVDDNSEDRTCEIAEGFGVKVISTPPLPEGWLGKPWACYNGAKEATGEFFCFLDADTWFENHGVKRLGSYVETMESNELVTIHPYHCMRSFREKLSLLFHLVVFASTGITSVFRDFLGTKGGFGACMVIPEKTYWELGGHYAVKHEIVEHLTFCRKAESRGVTIHAFSGKNLLNMRMYPAGLGAIIEGWSKSMASGAKSASPFMLILTITWLSTVISFLVQLPSMNWKFAAGFLLIAFFLYRFLQDVGNVRWYDALLFPVHVFFFVGLFVYSLMRNLSGKSTWKGRKIVARKKRSSS